In a genomic window of Mucilaginibacter sp. KACC 22063:
- a CDS encoding SPW repeat domain-containing protein, with amino-acid sequence MKPFISPKAQGVLAYILGILLASSPWLFGFYKFGGAALFMPLCIGSMITIMSIFSTTGGFIKVFPIATNLTLTTFVGFIVMVSPFLWAFSNNVWIPHFALGLLVFGLGIFSTYSPFTTDEVHTFDARGR; translated from the coding sequence ATGAAACCATTTATTTCACCAAAAGCTCAAGGCGTATTAGCTTATATTTTAGGTATTTTATTAGCATCGTCCCCTTGGTTATTCGGCTTTTATAAGTTTGGTGGCGCTGCCTTGTTTATGCCGTTGTGTATTGGTAGCATGATTACCATCATGTCTATATTCAGCACAACCGGTGGATTTATCAAAGTGTTCCCAATCGCAACCAATTTAACACTTACTACTTTTGTAGGATTTATTGTGATGGTTTCGCCATTTTTATGGGCGTTCTCCAACAATGTGTGGATACCACATTTTGCTTTAGGACTATTAGTGTTCGGACTTGGAATATTTAGTACTTATTCACCATTTACTACAGATGAGGTACATACTTTTGACGCTCGCGGAAGATAG
- a CDS encoding MBL fold metallo-hydrolase, protein MSLFIASLNSGSNGNCYYVGNSTEAVLIDAGISCRETEKRMTRIGLSMDNVKAIFVSHEHSDHINGIPVLQRKYQLPVYITSGTHLYSRMLLNDQLIQSFTAYQPVQIGSLSITAFPKFHDASEPHSFTVSSNGVKIGVITDIGSACEHVVRNFAECHAAFLEANYDEQMLMGGRYPYHLKRRISGGRGHLSNSQALELFKKHKPAYMSHLLLAHLSKDNNSPELVKGLFDEYAGETEIVVASRYNESAVYHITAEPNRQKRKAVQFTTIQPVQYSLF, encoded by the coding sequence ATGTCATTGTTTATTGCATCATTAAATTCGGGGAGTAACGGGAATTGTTATTACGTGGGTAATAGCACAGAGGCGGTGTTAATTGATGCCGGAATATCATGCAGGGAAACCGAAAAGCGCATGACGAGGATTGGCCTTAGCATGGACAACGTGAAAGCAATCTTTGTTTCGCACGAACATTCTGATCATATCAATGGCATCCCGGTGCTACAACGCAAGTATCAGTTGCCGGTTTATATCACAAGCGGCACACACCTTTACAGCCGCATGCTGTTGAACGACCAGCTTATACAGTCCTTTACGGCTTATCAGCCTGTGCAGATTGGCAGCTTGTCGATAACTGCATTCCCTAAGTTTCATGATGCTTCTGAACCGCACAGTTTTACCGTATCGAGCAATGGGGTTAAAATCGGAGTGATCACGGATATTGGTTCTGCATGCGAGCATGTGGTGCGCAATTTTGCCGAATGCCATGCTGCTTTTTTAGAAGCTAATTACGATGAACAAATGCTGATGGGCGGGCGTTACCCTTATCATTTAAAACGCCGTATTAGCGGGGGAAGGGGGCATTTGTCTAACTCGCAGGCTTTAGAGTTATTTAAGAAGCACAAACCGGCTTACATGAGCCACCTGCTGTTGGCGCATTTATCAAAAGACAATAACAGTCCCGAACTGGTAAAGGGTTTATTTGATGAATATGCCGGGGAAACCGAAATTGTTGTGGCCTCAAGATATAATGAGTCGGCTGTTTATCATATCACTGCCGAACCTAACAGACAAAAAAGAAAGGCTGTACAGTTTACCACTATACAGCCTGTTCAATATTCTTTATTCTGA
- a CDS encoding GNAT family N-acetyltransferase, with the protein MTIQDFDIIVASEKHVDFAEQITVEMAESAKARGTGIAQRSPEYVANKMLEGKAVIALHKDGRWAGFCYIETWSHGDFVANSGLIVNPEFRKAGLAKAIKHVIFQLSRKKYPNSKIFGLTTGLAVMKINSELGYEPVTYSELTQDEEFWKGCRSCVNYDILMSKERKNCMCTAMLYDPAEKQKFEEEKFKKIAHKATLLERIEQALKMRTHKILTIVGAAALIHKLFD; encoded by the coding sequence ATGACCATACAAGATTTTGATATTATAGTTGCATCCGAAAAGCACGTTGACTTTGCAGAGCAAATTACAGTAGAGATGGCAGAATCTGCTAAAGCCCGTGGTACCGGTATAGCGCAACGCTCGCCCGAATATGTGGCCAACAAAATGCTTGAAGGTAAAGCTGTTATCGCTTTACATAAAGACGGCAGATGGGCGGGTTTCTGCTACATTGAAACATGGAGCCACGGCGACTTCGTTGCTAATTCGGGGCTTATTGTTAATCCCGAGTTTCGTAAAGCAGGTTTGGCTAAAGCTATTAAACACGTAATATTTCAGCTTTCGCGTAAAAAATATCCTAACTCAAAAATCTTCGGTTTAACCACCGGCTTAGCCGTCATGAAGATCAACTCAGAGCTTGGTTACGAGCCTGTAACCTATTCAGAACTTACGCAGGATGAAGAGTTTTGGAAGGGTTGCCGCAGTTGCGTTAACTACGACATATTGATGAGCAAAGAGCGTAAGAACTGTATGTGCACTGCCATGCTTTATGACCCTGCCGAAAAACAGAAGTTTGAGGAAGAAAAATTTAAGAAGATTGCACATAAAGCAACTTTGCTCGAGCGTATTGAGCAGGCGCTTAAAATGCGTACCCATAAAATACTCACTATTGTAGGAGCAGCAGCTCTCATCCATAAACTATTCGATTAA
- the argG gene encoding argininosuccinate synthase — protein MKKKVVLAYSGGLDTSFCCIYLTRDLGMEVHSVIVNTGGFSDEELKAVEERAYQMGVTSHHVVDETENFYNTCIKYLTFGNVLKNNTYPLSVSAERVSQATAIANYAKEINAEYVAHGSTGAGNDQVRFDMIFNILIPNVQILTPIRDLKLSREEEIEYLKKHGVEMNFEKAKYSINKGIWGTSVGGKETLTSNLGLPEEAWPTQVTESEPKNIELEFVKGELVAIDGKKYDHPTKAIQALQAIAQPYGIGRDIHVGDTIIGIKGRVGFEAAAPIVIIKAHHTLEKHVLTKWQLSWKDQLSSFYGNWLHEGQFHDPIMRDIEAFLNSTQDKVSGKVYVQLYPYRFQVTGIESDHDLMSSKFGSYGEMNNAWTGEDVKGFSKIFGNQVMIYHKVNS, from the coding sequence ATGAAGAAAAAAGTAGTTTTAGCCTATAGCGGCGGCCTTGATACCTCTTTTTGCTGTATCTATTTAACCCGGGATCTGGGTATGGAAGTACACTCGGTAATTGTAAATACCGGTGGCTTCAGCGATGAAGAATTAAAAGCGGTTGAAGAGCGCGCTTACCAAATGGGTGTAACATCGCACCATGTGGTTGATGAGACTGAAAACTTCTACAATACCTGTATTAAGTATCTTACCTTCGGTAACGTACTAAAAAATAACACCTATCCGCTTTCTGTAAGTGCAGAGCGCGTTAGCCAGGCTACAGCTATTGCCAACTACGCAAAAGAAATAAATGCCGAATACGTTGCCCATGGCAGTACTGGTGCAGGTAATGATCAGGTTCGTTTCGACATGATCTTTAATATCCTGATCCCGAATGTTCAGATCCTTACCCCTATCCGCGACCTGAAGCTAAGCCGCGAGGAAGAGATCGAATACCTGAAAAAACACGGTGTTGAAATGAATTTCGAAAAAGCGAAATACTCTATCAACAAAGGTATATGGGGCACATCTGTGGGTGGTAAAGAGACCTTAACATCAAACCTTGGCCTGCCAGAAGAAGCATGGCCTACACAGGTAACTGAAAGCGAGCCTAAAAATATTGAGCTTGAATTTGTAAAGGGCGAACTGGTTGCTATCGACGGTAAAAAGTACGATCACCCTACCAAAGCTATACAGGCTTTACAAGCTATAGCACAGCCTTACGGCATTGGTCGCGACATACACGTTGGCGATACCATTATCGGAATTAAAGGCCGTGTAGGTTTCGAAGCAGCTGCGCCTATCGTGATTATCAAAGCACACCATACGCTTGAAAAACACGTGCTTACCAAATGGCAGCTTTCATGGAAAGACCAATTATCATCTTTCTATGGTAACTGGTTGCATGAAGGACAATTTCATGACCCGATCATGCGCGACATTGAAGCCTTTTTAAACAGCACGCAAGATAAAGTGAGTGGTAAGGTTTATGTGCAGCTTTATCCATATCGTTTCCAGGTGACTGGCATCGAATCTGATCACGACCTGATGTCGAGCAAATTTGGCAGCTACGGAGAAATGAACAATGCCTGGACCGGTGAGGACGTAAAAGGGTTCTCAAAGATCTTTGGTAACCAGGTAATGATCTACCATAAAGTAAATAGCTAA
- a CDS encoding cupin domain-containing protein yields the protein MNQPIDKNSALNQYYWGDNCIGWNYIDRDDLSVKQELMPTGTKEELHYHAYANQFFFILNGEATFEIDQEVKTLSAHQGIEIKAGSRHRIINNGNHDLEFILYSQPSTKNDRINC from the coding sequence ATGAACCAGCCGATTGACAAAAACTCTGCTTTAAACCAGTATTACTGGGGAGATAATTGCATCGGCTGGAACTATATAGATCGTGACGATCTATCTGTAAAACAGGAGTTAATGCCTACCGGCACAAAAGAGGAATTGCATTATCATGCTTATGCCAATCAGTTCTTCTTCATCCTTAACGGCGAAGCAACTTTTGAGATAGATCAGGAAGTAAAGACTTTATCAGCGCATCAGGGTATTGAAATTAAAGCAGGAAGCAGGCACCGTATCATTAACAACGGTAACCACGACCTTGAATTTATTCTATACTCACAACCATCAACAAAAAATGACAGGATCAACTGCTAA
- the argC gene encoding N-acetyl-gamma-glutamyl-phosphate reductase: MVPLAGGEKIKAGIIGGAGYTGGELLRILVNHPSVDIAFIHSNSNAGNFVYEVHTDLFGDTALKFTDVFNYNIDVLFLCVGHGDARKFLEANPFPANIKIIDLSQDFRHTEKSSIAYENLSGDNQPATRNFVYGLPELQRGAIKKADNIANPGCFATCLQLGLLPLASKNLLNSEVHITATTGSTGAGQSLSPTSHFTWRNDNLSVYKAFDHQHLKEIKQSLKQLQDNFEQDVNFIPYRGDFTRGIIASIYLNSDLTAEEAVKLYTDYYTSHPFTHVTTRNIDLKQIVNTNKCFIQVQKKGNKLFIISIMDNLLKGASGQAVQNMNLIFGLEETAGLKLKAAAF, encoded by the coding sequence ATGGTGCCTTTAGCCGGTGGCGAAAAAATAAAAGCCGGTATTATAGGCGGTGCCGGTTATACCGGTGGCGAACTGTTACGCATACTGGTAAACCACCCATCTGTTGATATTGCTTTTATACACAGCAACAGTAACGCAGGCAATTTTGTATATGAAGTGCATACCGATCTTTTTGGTGATACCGCCCTTAAGTTCACTGATGTATTTAATTACAACATCGATGTATTGTTCCTTTGCGTTGGACATGGGGATGCCCGTAAGTTTCTGGAAGCGAACCCGTTCCCTGCCAACATTAAGATCATTGATCTAAGCCAGGACTTCCGCCATACAGAAAAATCATCCATAGCTTACGAAAATTTATCCGGCGACAATCAGCCAGCAACACGCAACTTTGTGTACGGACTACCGGAGTTACAACGCGGTGCTATAAAAAAAGCAGATAACATTGCCAATCCGGGTTGTTTTGCAACATGCCTTCAACTGGGCTTATTGCCATTAGCATCAAAAAACTTATTGAACAGCGAAGTACACATTACTGCTACTACTGGTTCTACCGGTGCAGGCCAAAGTCTTTCGCCAACTTCGCACTTTACATGGCGTAATGATAACCTATCTGTTTATAAAGCTTTTGATCATCAGCATTTAAAGGAAATTAAGCAATCACTTAAACAGTTGCAGGATAACTTTGAGCAGGATGTAAACTTTATACCTTACCGGGGCGACTTTACACGAGGCATTATTGCCTCGATATACTTAAACAGCGATTTAACTGCCGAGGAAGCCGTTAAATTATATACAGATTATTATACTTCGCACCCGTTTACGCATGTTACTACCCGTAACATTGACCTTAAGCAGATTGTGAACACTAATAAATGCTTTATCCAGGTACAGAAAAAAGGCAATAAGCTTTTTATCATCAGCATTATGGATAATCTACTTAAGGGTGCATCCGGGCAAGCAGTGCAGAACATGAACTTGATCTTTGGACTGGAGGAAACAGCTGGTTTGAAATTGAAAGCAGCGGCATTTTAG
- a CDS encoding four helix bundle protein: protein MRDYKKLEIWKKAHELNLFVYLNILPKFPSHEQFDLKSQTKRASYSVPLNIVEGSGRFTEKDFTHFLDMALGSIHELEYCSLLCRDLSYIDEVLYQNVNSQINEVKAMLIGLIKTIRK from the coding sequence ATGAGGGATTATAAAAAATTAGAAATATGGAAAAAAGCACACGAACTAAACCTGTTTGTGTATTTGAACATATTACCAAAATTCCCTTCACATGAACAGTTTGATCTAAAAAGTCAGACTAAAAGAGCTTCTTATTCTGTCCCCTTAAATATTGTTGAAGGCAGTGGTAGATTCACTGAAAAAGATTTCACCCACTTTTTAGACATGGCACTGGGTTCAATACATGAACTGGAATACTGTAGCTTGCTTTGTAGGGATCTTTCATACATTGACGAAGTATTATATCAAAACGTTAATTCACAAATCAATGAAGTCAAAGCAATGCTGATTGGCCTCATTAAAACTATTAGAAAGTAA
- a CDS encoding aspartate aminotransferase family protein, with protein sequence MKLFDVYPINPIEIVKGIGSLVYDDKGTEYLDLYGGHAVISIGHTNPHYVSRLEDQLHKIGFYSNSIEIPLQKELAEKLGQVSGKTEYQLFLCNSGAEANENALKLASFYNGKKKVIAFRKSFHGRTSLAVAVTDNPKIVAPVNETDNVIFLPWADEAALEEAFKNNEISSVIIEGIQGVGGIQVAPIDFLKKIRTLCDEYNAVFIADSVQCGYGRTGKFFSHDFAGVDADIYSMAKGMGNGFPIGGIIISPKIQPVYGMLGTTFGGNHLACAAGLAVLEVMERDNLMQNATDVGGYLIEELKKFNKVKEIRGRGLMIGIELPEELAHVRKDLLYKHHIFTGEAKPNVVRLLPALNLTKTYADRFLEAFKTVLN encoded by the coding sequence ATGAAACTATTTGACGTTTATCCAATTAATCCCATTGAAATTGTTAAGGGTATTGGAAGTTTAGTATATGACGATAAAGGAACTGAATATTTAGACCTTTATGGCGGACATGCTGTAATATCAATCGGCCATACTAACCCGCATTATGTAAGCCGTTTGGAAGACCAGCTGCATAAGATCGGTTTCTATTCCAATTCGATTGAAATTCCTTTACAGAAAGAATTAGCCGAGAAGCTTGGCCAGGTATCTGGCAAAACAGAATATCAGCTATTTTTATGCAACTCTGGCGCCGAGGCTAACGAGAATGCCTTGAAACTGGCATCATTTTATAATGGTAAAAAGAAGGTAATCGCTTTCCGCAAATCATTTCACGGCCGTACATCTTTAGCAGTAGCTGTGACAGACAATCCTAAGATTGTTGCCCCTGTTAACGAAACCGATAACGTGATCTTTCTGCCTTGGGCAGATGAAGCAGCTCTTGAAGAGGCTTTTAAAAACAACGAAATATCATCAGTAATTATTGAAGGTATACAAGGTGTTGGCGGTATCCAGGTAGCCCCTATCGATTTCCTGAAAAAAATCCGTACACTGTGCGACGAATATAACGCTGTTTTCATTGCGGATAGTGTACAGTGTGGTTATGGCCGTACAGGAAAGTTCTTTTCTCACGACTTTGCAGGCGTAGATGCCGACATCTATAGCATGGCAAAAGGTATGGGCAATGGCTTCCCTATTGGTGGTATTATTATATCGCCAAAAATACAGCCTGTTTATGGTATGCTGGGCACCACTTTCGGCGGTAACCATTTGGCTTGTGCTGCAGGTTTAGCAGTATTGGAGGTAATGGAGCGCGATAACCTGATGCAAAATGCAACAGACGTTGGTGGTTACCTGATAGAAGAGCTTAAAAAGTTTAATAAGGTAAAAGAGATTCGCGGACGTGGCTTAATGATTGGCATTGAATTGCCTGAAGAGTTAGCGCATGTACGTAAGGATTTGCTTTACAAACATCACATTTTCACCGGCGAAGCTAAACCAAATGTAGTAAGGCTATTACCGGCTCTCAATTTAACTAAAACTTACGCCGACAGATTTCTGGAAGCTTTTAAAACAGTACTTAATTAA
- a CDS encoding N-acetylornithine carbamoyltransferase, translating into MKLFTSVNDVQDINTLVAEGLQLKKDPYAFQQLGKNKTIGLVFLNPSLRTRMSTQKAALNLGMNVMVLNMDKEGWALEMQDGAVMNGNSVEHVKEAAAVLGQYVDIIGIRSFPGLKDRDEDYSEQVFNKFVQYCGVPVVSLESATRHPLQSLADLITIEELKTKDRPKVVLTWAPHVKALPQAVPNSFAEWMCKADVDFVIAQPKGYELSTEFTNGATITYNQDEALKDADFVYVKNWSAYEPYGQVLPGNADWMLTADKLKITDNAKVMHCLPVRRNVELSDEVLDSDNSIVVHEAGNRVWAAQAVLKQMLENL; encoded by the coding sequence ATGAAACTTTTTACATCCGTAAACGACGTACAAGATATCAACACACTGGTTGCAGAAGGATTACAATTAAAAAAAGATCCGTATGCATTTCAGCAGTTAGGTAAAAATAAAACTATTGGACTTGTATTTTTAAATCCAAGTTTGCGTACCCGAATGAGTACCCAGAAGGCTGCCTTAAACTTAGGCATGAACGTAATGGTGCTGAATATGGATAAAGAAGGCTGGGCTTTGGAGATGCAGGACGGCGCCGTAATGAACGGCAACTCTGTTGAGCACGTAAAAGAAGCAGCAGCCGTTTTAGGCCAGTATGTTGATATTATTGGTATACGTTCCTTCCCGGGGTTGAAAGATCGCGATGAAGATTACAGCGAGCAGGTGTTTAATAAGTTTGTGCAATACTGCGGCGTTCCGGTGGTAAGTTTGGAGTCCGCAACCCGCCATCCACTGCAAAGCCTTGCCGACCTGATCACTATTGAGGAGTTAAAAACTAAAGATCGCCCTAAAGTAGTATTGACCTGGGCGCCGCACGTTAAGGCTCTTCCGCAGGCAGTACCCAACTCATTTGCCGAATGGATGTGCAAAGCCGATGTTGATTTTGTAATTGCTCAACCCAAAGGCTATGAGCTAAGCACCGAATTTACTAACGGGGCCACCATAACTTATAACCAGGATGAGGCATTAAAAGATGCTGATTTTGTGTACGTTAAAAACTGGTCAGCCTATGAGCCATACGGCCAGGTGCTGCCCGGTAACGCAGACTGGATGTTGACTGCCGACAAGCTTAAAATCACCGATAATGCAAAAGTGATGCATTGTTTACCGGTAAGGCGCAACGTAGAGCTTTCTGATGAGGTATTAGATAGCGACAATTCTATAGTTGTGCATGAGGCGGGTAATCGTGTTTGGGCGGCTCAGGCTGTCTTAAAACAAATGTTAGAAAATCTGTAG
- a CDS encoding FMN-binding negative transcriptional regulator — protein sequence MYIPKHFQISDHDEAISFIKKYSFGTLVTIENALPVATHIPFTVRQDGENLILSSHLALANSQSQSLTENKALVIFTEPHAYISPSNYEKQQNVPTWNYIAVHAYGDITIVNDEQQKLTMLEEMIASYDANYMQQWNGLSMDYKLKMLKGIVAFELLVTDLQGKKKLSQNRSDQEKQNIISTLNASPHQTDWDIATYMSKEK from the coding sequence ATGTATATCCCAAAGCATTTTCAAATCAGCGATCACGATGAAGCCATCAGCTTTATTAAAAAGTACAGCTTCGGCACACTGGTTACTATTGAAAATGCTTTGCCTGTTGCTACACATATCCCCTTCACTGTACGCCAGGACGGTGAAAACTTGATCTTATCCTCTCATCTTGCATTAGCTAACTCACAGTCGCAATCACTTACTGAAAATAAGGCACTGGTCATTTTCACCGAACCCCATGCTTATATTTCGCCGAGCAATTACGAGAAGCAGCAAAATGTTCCCACCTGGAATTACATAGCGGTGCATGCCTACGGCGATATAACCATTGTTAACGATGAACAGCAAAAGCTTACCATGCTGGAAGAAATGATAGCAAGCTATGATGCCAATTACATGCAGCAATGGAATGGCCTATCGATGGACTACAAGCTAAAAATGCTAAAAGGGATTGTTGCGTTTGAGCTGTTAGTTACCGATCTGCAAGGCAAAAAGAAACTGAGCCAAAACCGTTCAGACCAGGAAAAACAAAATATCATCAGTACGCTCAATGCAAGCCCCCACCAAACCGACTGGGACATTGCTACTTACATGAGTAAAGAAAAGTAA
- a CDS encoding SDR family NAD(P)-dependent oxidoreductase: MSLLKDKVAIVTGAGSGIGKAVALKYAEAGAKVIVSDIVEENGQKVAEQIKQSGCEAFFIKADTAKPEDNEALVKQTVEKYGALHISCNNAGIGGPTSPVGEYPLDGWDKVISINLNGVFYGMRYQIPAILSSGGGAIINMASILGQVGFANSAAYAAAKHGVVGLTQTAAVEYASKGLRINAIGPGFINTPLIEKSLDETARQALVGLHPIGRLGEADEVAELVLWLSSDKASFVTGSYYNIDGGYLAR; this comes from the coding sequence ATGTCATTATTAAAAGATAAAGTAGCCATAGTAACCGGGGCCGGTTCGGGCATTGGAAAAGCCGTTGCGTTAAAGTATGCAGAAGCAGGAGCAAAAGTAATTGTAAGTGATATCGTTGAAGAAAATGGGCAGAAGGTTGCTGAGCAAATAAAGCAGAGCGGATGCGAAGCCTTCTTTATTAAAGCAGATACAGCCAAACCGGAAGATAACGAGGCCTTGGTAAAACAGACTGTTGAAAAATATGGTGCGTTGCACATTAGCTGTAATAATGCGGGTATAGGCGGACCGACTTCTCCAGTAGGAGAGTATCCATTGGATGGATGGGACAAGGTGATCAGCATTAACCTTAATGGCGTTTTTTACGGAATGCGCTACCAGATACCGGCAATTTTAAGCAGTGGTGGCGGTGCAATCATTAACATGGCCTCTATATTAGGGCAGGTTGGTTTTGCAAATTCAGCTGCTTATGCAGCAGCAAAGCATGGTGTAGTAGGGCTTACGCAAACAGCAGCGGTTGAATATGCTTCAAAAGGCTTGCGTATAAATGCTATTGGACCAGGTTTTATCAATACACCATTAATAGAAAAATCATTAGACGAAACTGCAAGACAAGCTTTGGTAGGCTTGCACCCGATAGGCCGTTTAGGTGAAGCTGATGAGGTAGCAGAATTAGTGCTTTGGCTAAGCTCAGACAAAGCATCATTTGTAACCGGTTCTTATTATAATATTGATGGCGGTTATTTGGCCAGGTAA
- a CDS encoding cation:proton antiporter codes for MDLFAIIALLVIVSAGYSYINARFIKLPITIGIMLIATVVSILIIVFDSVNPAFSKYLTSLARNIDFSEAVLNIMLGFLLFSGSFNIDAHKLKREMRPVLLLSTIGVMLSTAAFGGMFYGVMTLLHIKIPLLYCFLFGALVSPTDAVAVSAIITKSKLPAHLETIITGESLFNDGVGLVMFITILELVQRNTMHVDISKTLLLFVREVFGGVGLGLICGYLVNRMMHSIDDFQTIVLLSLGLVMGLSVMGTIWHLSVPLAVVSAGIINSIRSINSTKRETSHQSLERFWKLIDEILNTILFVMIGLQIIELPFLNNYWITGTVSIVLILIARWISIMIPLTFLRRSLNINYSNVNILTWAGLRGGISIALALSLPHNHFRYVILAGAYFVVIFSVIVQGLSLNKLIGRSYKDVDPSI; via the coding sequence ATGGATTTATTTGCAATTATTGCTCTTCTTGTAATAGTAAGCGCTGGTTATTCTTATATCAACGCGCGATTTATAAAGCTCCCGATTACCATAGGCATTATGCTGATTGCCACTGTGGTTTCCATACTCATCATTGTATTTGACAGCGTTAATCCTGCCTTTTCTAAATATCTTACCTCATTAGCCAGAAACATTGATTTTTCAGAAGCTGTACTGAACATTATGCTGGGCTTCCTGCTTTTTTCCGGGTCGTTTAACATTGATGCGCACAAGCTTAAACGCGAGATGCGGCCTGTGCTTTTATTAAGTACTATCGGTGTTATGTTATCCACTGCCGCGTTCGGAGGCATGTTTTACGGTGTAATGACCCTCTTACACATCAAAATTCCGCTATTATACTGTTTTTTGTTCGGGGCGCTTGTGTCACCTACCGATGCGGTTGCTGTATCGGCCATTATTACCAAATCAAAGCTTCCTGCTCACCTTGAAACCATCATCACCGGCGAATCACTTTTTAATGATGGGGTAGGGCTGGTCATGTTTATTACCATTTTAGAGCTTGTACAACGCAATACTATGCACGTCGACATCAGCAAAACGCTGCTTTTGTTTGTTCGTGAAGTGTTTGGGGGCGTGGGCTTGGGTTTGATCTGTGGTTATCTTGTTAACCGCATGATGCATTCCATCGACGATTTTCAAACCATTGTTCTGCTGTCATTAGGCCTGGTTATGGGGTTATCGGTAATGGGCACTATATGGCATCTGTCTGTACCCTTGGCGGTAGTTTCGGCCGGTATTATTAACAGTATCCGATCAATTAACAGTACTAAACGGGAAACATCCCACCAGTCGCTCGAAAGATTCTGGAAGCTGATAGACGAAATACTGAACACCATTTTGTTTGTCATGATCGGCTTGCAGATCATCGAACTCCCATTCCTTAATAATTACTGGATAACAGGAACGGTTTCCATTGTTTTGATTTTGATTGCACGCTGGATCAGCATTATGATTCCACTTACGTTTTTGCGCCGTTCGTTAAATATCAACTACAGCAATGTCAATATACTAACCTGGGCAGGATTAAGAGGAGGCATATCCATCGCGCTTGCATTGTCTCTGCCGCACAATCATTTTAGGTATGTGATTTTAGCGGGGGCCTATTTTGTGGTTATATTTTCTGTAATAGTGCAAGGGTTATCGTTAAATAAATTGATCGGCCGCAGTTATAAAGATGTTGATCCGTCAATATAA